A region of Myxococcus stipitatus DSM 14675 DNA encodes the following proteins:
- a CDS encoding vWA domain-containing protein, which produces MGHEKPVEPFSDLHVEEGKVRAVLLHDPTVEGLDVGIYMDASGSMEGEYKYERPKRSFLEWLRGAPLKDPANQVEPQVQWMLEYLATKDRNGLLRVAYWAAGHSGKDVEVIGELKGVDVQQYKFPGAKRLGGHTFLAPALKDYVQYLKAQVPKGAKRGCAVIVTDGQLHDAEEVEHFSAQVAKDIVAGRLPRMNFVLVGVGDGIDEEQLERIAHMEFKGVGHLWCHRIAKEITQVAELVAVLVDENMTVAAGGTIYDDKGQVLKTYEGRLPAVLEFDIPEGAESFTLEVNGQRFKQPLPDEDHHDEDEDHH; this is translated from the coding sequence ATGGGCCACGAGAAACCGGTCGAGCCGTTTTCGGATCTGCACGTCGAAGAGGGGAAAGTCCGTGCGGTGCTGTTGCATGACCCCACGGTCGAGGGGTTGGACGTCGGCATCTACATGGACGCATCCGGCAGCATGGAGGGCGAGTACAAGTACGAGCGCCCCAAGCGCTCCTTCCTGGAGTGGCTGCGCGGAGCTCCGCTGAAGGACCCCGCCAACCAGGTCGAGCCGCAGGTGCAGTGGATGCTCGAGTACCTGGCCACCAAGGACCGCAACGGCCTGCTGCGCGTCGCCTACTGGGCGGCCGGGCATTCCGGCAAGGACGTGGAGGTGATTGGCGAGCTCAAGGGCGTGGACGTCCAGCAGTACAAGTTCCCCGGCGCCAAGCGGCTCGGCGGACACACCTTCCTGGCGCCCGCGCTGAAGGACTATGTGCAGTATCTGAAGGCACAGGTGCCGAAGGGCGCCAAGCGCGGCTGCGCGGTCATCGTCACGGACGGACAGCTCCATGACGCGGAAGAGGTCGAGCACTTCTCCGCGCAGGTGGCGAAGGACATCGTCGCGGGGCGCCTGCCCCGGATGAACTTCGTGCTCGTCGGCGTAGGCGATGGCATCGACGAGGAGCAGCTCGAGCGGATTGCCCACATGGAGTTCAAGGGCGTGGGCCACCTGTGGTGCCACCGCATCGCGAAGGAGATCACCCAGGTCGCGGAGCTGGTCGCGGTGCTCGTGGACGAGAACATGACGGTGGCCGCGGGCGGCACCATCTATGACGACAAGGGCCAGGTGCTGAAGACGTACGAGGGCCGCCTGCCCGCTGTGCTCGAGTTCGACATCCCCGAGGGCGCGGAGAGCTTCACGCTGGAGGTGAATGGCCAGCGCTTCAAGCAGCCGCTGCCCGACGAGGACCACCACGACGAAGACGAGGACCACCACTGA
- a CDS encoding vWA domain-containing protein — translation MAGHEAVVRPFSDVHRMGNKVVATLLHDPTVEGLDVALYMDGSASMEDEYGPRGVLAKLAPVKNLVEPQMRWMLEYLASKDRDGQVRVAYWATGDGSQLEEVGLLSAAQAKEFRFPGPRFYGKATVMLPVLRDFVAHMKQQVQQGARRGLAVIITDSQLSDGNDVRAYATQVAKEIAAGRLPRMSFVFVGVGDQVDEEQMEEVSHETYPGVGHLWCHRIADRMEEMAELVAVLVDETMTVAAGGTVYDEKGRTLKSYEGRLPAVLEFDVPAECKAFTLEVAGQRFTQPIPEEHEDEDHHEEEEAPEPVKAPEPASARKHGRHRH, via the coding sequence ATGGCTGGCCACGAAGCGGTTGTCCGGCCGTTCTCGGACGTGCACCGGATGGGGAACAAGGTGGTGGCCACGCTGCTGCATGACCCCACCGTGGAGGGACTGGATGTCGCCCTCTACATGGATGGCTCCGCGAGCATGGAGGACGAGTACGGTCCTCGCGGCGTGCTGGCGAAGCTGGCGCCGGTGAAGAACCTGGTCGAGCCGCAGATGCGGTGGATGCTGGAGTACCTGGCCAGCAAGGACCGCGATGGGCAGGTGCGCGTGGCGTACTGGGCCACGGGCGACGGCAGCCAGCTGGAGGAGGTGGGCTTGCTGTCGGCGGCGCAGGCCAAGGAGTTCCGCTTCCCGGGGCCGCGCTTCTACGGCAAGGCCACGGTGATGCTCCCGGTGCTCCGCGACTTCGTGGCGCACATGAAGCAGCAGGTGCAGCAAGGGGCGCGGCGGGGGCTGGCGGTCATCATCACCGACTCGCAGCTCTCCGACGGCAACGACGTGCGGGCCTATGCCACGCAGGTGGCGAAGGAGATTGCCGCGGGCCGGCTGCCTCGGATGAGCTTCGTCTTCGTGGGCGTGGGCGACCAGGTGGACGAGGAGCAGATGGAGGAGGTCTCCCACGAGACCTATCCCGGCGTGGGCCACCTGTGGTGCCACCGCATCGCCGACCGCATGGAGGAGATGGCGGAGCTGGTGGCGGTGCTCGTGGACGAGACGATGACGGTGGCGGCGGGCGGCACCGTCTACGACGAGAAGGGACGGACCTTGAAGTCGTATGAGGGCCGGCTCCCCGCGGTGCTGGAGTTCGACGTGCCCGCCGAGTGCAAGGCCTTCACGCTGGAGGTCGCGGGACAGCGCTTCACCCAGCCCATCCCCGAGGAACACGAGGACGAGGACCACCACGAAGAGGAAGAAGCCCCGGAGCCTGTGAAGGCCCCGGAGCCCGCCTCTGCTCGCAAGCACGGCCGCCACCGCCACTAG
- a CDS encoding heavy metal translocating P-type ATPase, translating to MSEQKNRSPQDTHVHGPECKHDHGHGDGPSLAAEKSAAAKPRFKDLKVVGTKSADTHVHGPGCNHDHGHDHAHAHGDGHAHAHGESCDHDHGGHGHHHAKPKRVRPPGYRAAEGGGVALQLDLEGALPGETDDLGRFQKLEAALEAQHGVIDVHLRRDQGYPEICLHYNPGLVSAATLLATAQRTGAQVAKRYKGHTWFVRGMTSADSATAIEHGLGKLSGVLSANVAYASERLVVEYDSETVSLKDLETQAKSLGYTLEVPSHGHACSHHAHGGGLAPLLEMPLVVAAGVLLVGGWALEHFLPALTWAPTAAWALSIVSGGFFAIRGSVKSLLQLRIDIETMMVVAALGAAVLGSWFEGAFLLFLFSAGHALEHRAMDRARRSIESLGALRPEVARVRRDGELVEVPVAQVLRGDRVVVRPGDRVPLDGIIREGKSSLEQAAITGESMPVPKQPGDEVFSGTVNCEALLEVEVTRLSSESVLARVVDMVAEAEAQKGPNQRFAQRLERTFAPLVMIGAVIFPVVLVLLGTPLEEAVLRAVSLLVAASPCALAISTPSAVLSAVAAAARGGVLIKGGIYLELLGKVNAIAFDKTGTLTVGKPKLLSTAPMDGVTEEELLGTAASVEALSAHPLAHAIVEAAGSRGLKPAAGTDMEAIHGKGLRAKVGDGVVDVGNLALFEGDTIPDGIRARVDRLEESGQTTMVVRGAGRYLGVLGVADTVRAGARHVISTLKQQGIERTVMLSGDNSRVAKSIAAQVGLDEARAPLMPADKVTAVREMGRTGSVAMVGDGVNDAPALAAAAVGVAMGGAGSDAALETADVVLMSDDLSRLPFAVSLARQATTVMKQNLVIALGVSGVLIVATLLGLTKISHAVVLHEGSTLLVVANGLRLLALRPKVLGSTPLPSMEISPAPRP from the coding sequence ATGTCCGAACAGAAGAATCGCAGCCCCCAGGACACCCACGTCCACGGCCCAGAGTGCAAGCATGACCACGGACATGGCGACGGGCCGTCTCTCGCGGCGGAGAAGTCCGCCGCCGCGAAGCCCCGGTTCAAGGACCTGAAGGTCGTCGGCACCAAGAGCGCGGACACGCATGTCCACGGCCCGGGGTGCAATCACGACCACGGACATGACCACGCCCATGCGCACGGCGACGGGCATGCCCACGCGCATGGCGAGAGCTGCGACCATGACCACGGCGGTCATGGCCATCACCACGCGAAGCCGAAGCGCGTCCGTCCGCCCGGCTATCGCGCGGCCGAGGGGGGCGGCGTGGCCCTCCAGCTCGACCTGGAGGGTGCGCTCCCGGGAGAGACGGATGACCTGGGTCGGTTCCAGAAGCTGGAGGCCGCGCTCGAGGCGCAGCACGGCGTCATCGACGTCCACCTGCGCCGGGACCAGGGCTACCCGGAGATCTGCCTCCACTACAACCCGGGGCTGGTGAGCGCGGCCACGCTGCTCGCGACGGCGCAGCGCACGGGCGCGCAGGTGGCGAAGCGGTACAAGGGCCACACCTGGTTCGTGCGAGGGATGACCTCCGCGGACTCGGCGACGGCCATCGAGCATGGGCTCGGCAAGCTGTCGGGCGTGCTGTCCGCGAACGTGGCCTATGCCAGCGAGCGGCTCGTCGTCGAGTACGACAGCGAGACGGTCTCCCTGAAGGACCTCGAGACCCAGGCGAAGTCCCTGGGCTACACGCTGGAGGTCCCCAGCCATGGGCACGCGTGCTCGCACCATGCACACGGCGGGGGCCTGGCGCCGCTGCTGGAGATGCCGCTGGTGGTGGCCGCGGGCGTGTTGCTGGTGGGAGGCTGGGCGCTGGAGCACTTCCTCCCCGCCCTCACCTGGGCGCCCACCGCCGCGTGGGCGCTGTCCATCGTGAGCGGCGGGTTCTTCGCCATCCGGGGCTCGGTGAAGTCGCTGCTCCAGCTTCGCATCGACATCGAGACGATGATGGTCGTCGCGGCCCTGGGCGCCGCGGTGCTGGGCTCCTGGTTCGAGGGCGCCTTCCTCCTCTTCCTCTTCAGCGCGGGCCATGCGCTGGAGCATCGGGCGATGGACCGCGCGCGGCGCTCCATCGAGTCACTGGGGGCGCTGCGTCCCGAGGTGGCGCGCGTGCGTCGCGACGGAGAGCTGGTCGAGGTCCCCGTGGCGCAGGTGCTCCGAGGCGACCGCGTCGTCGTCCGTCCGGGAGACCGCGTCCCGCTCGACGGCATCATCCGCGAGGGCAAGAGCTCCCTGGAGCAGGCGGCCATCACCGGCGAGTCGATGCCCGTCCCCAAGCAGCCCGGGGACGAGGTGTTCTCCGGCACGGTGAACTGCGAGGCGCTGCTCGAGGTGGAGGTCACCCGGCTCTCCTCGGAGTCGGTGCTCGCGCGCGTGGTGGACATGGTGGCCGAGGCCGAGGCCCAGAAGGGCCCCAACCAGCGCTTCGCCCAGCGGCTGGAGCGGACCTTCGCGCCGCTGGTGATGATTGGCGCGGTCATCTTCCCCGTGGTGCTCGTGCTCCTGGGCACGCCGCTCGAGGAGGCGGTGCTCCGCGCGGTGTCGCTGCTCGTGGCCGCGTCGCCGTGTGCGCTCGCCATCTCCACGCCGTCGGCGGTGCTGTCCGCGGTCGCGGCGGCGGCGCGAGGCGGTGTGCTCATCAAGGGCGGCATCTACCTGGAGCTGCTCGGCAAGGTGAACGCCATCGCGTTCGACAAGACGGGCACGCTGACGGTGGGCAAGCCGAAGCTGCTCAGCACCGCGCCCATGGACGGCGTGACGGAGGAGGAGCTGCTGGGCACGGCGGCCTCGGTGGAGGCGCTCTCCGCGCACCCGCTGGCCCACGCCATCGTGGAGGCCGCGGGCTCGCGAGGGCTCAAGCCGGCCGCGGGCACCGACATGGAGGCCATCCACGGCAAGGGCCTGCGCGCGAAGGTGGGCGACGGGGTGGTCGACGTGGGCAACCTCGCGCTCTTCGAGGGAGACACCATCCCCGACGGCATCCGGGCGCGCGTGGACCGGCTGGAGGAGTCGGGACAGACGACGATGGTCGTTCGCGGCGCGGGCCGTTACCTCGGGGTGCTCGGGGTGGCGGACACGGTGCGCGCGGGAGCACGGCACGTCATCTCCACGCTCAAGCAGCAGGGCATCGAGCGCACGGTGATGCTGTCGGGCGACAACTCGCGCGTGGCGAAGTCCATCGCGGCGCAGGTGGGGCTGGACGAGGCTCGGGCGCCGCTGATGCCGGCCGACAAGGTGACAGCGGTCCGGGAGATGGGGCGCACGGGCTCGGTGGCGATGGTGGGCGACGGCGTCAACGATGCTCCGGCCCTGGCCGCCGCGGCGGTGGGCGTGGCCATGGGTGGCGCGGGCTCGGACGCGGCGCTGGAGACGGCGGACGTGGTGCTGATGAGCGATGACCTGTCGCGGCTGCCCTTCGCGGTGAGCCTGGCGCGGCAGGCCACGACGGTGATGAAGCAGAACCTGGTCATCGCGCTG